A genomic segment from Prochlorothrix hollandica PCC 9006 = CALU 1027 encodes:
- the nth gene encoding endonuclease III encodes MASTRKLAPKKQRAIEILTRLKRFYPDATCSLNYTTPIQLLVATILSAQCTDDRVNQVTPALFQRFPDAATLAGADRLELETLIHSTGFYRNKAKHIQGACQMIVEQFQGQVPQRMEELLQLPGVARKTANVVLAHGYGLNLGVTVDTHVKRLTGRLGLTQHSDPVRVERDLMKLLPQPDWENWSLGLIYHGRAVCMARNPQCDRCQLSDLCAHQGVSRPPTLSPQP; translated from the coding sequence ATGGCGAGTACCCGTAAACTAGCCCCCAAAAAACAACGGGCGATCGAGATCCTGACCCGACTGAAACGCTTTTACCCCGATGCCACCTGTTCCCTGAACTACACCACGCCGATTCAGCTTTTGGTCGCCACCATTCTCTCGGCCCAGTGTACCGACGATCGGGTGAACCAGGTGACTCCTGCCCTGTTTCAGCGTTTTCCTGATGCTGCCACCTTGGCGGGGGCCGATCGCCTGGAACTGGAAACCCTCATCCATTCCACGGGCTTTTATCGCAATAAAGCCAAACATATCCAGGGAGCCTGCCAGATGATTGTGGAGCAGTTCCAGGGCCAGGTGCCCCAGCGCATGGAGGAACTGTTGCAACTGCCGGGGGTGGCCCGCAAAACCGCCAATGTGGTGTTAGCCCATGGCTATGGTCTCAACCTGGGGGTGACGGTGGATACCCATGTCAAACGATTGACGGGACGGCTAGGCTTGACCCAGCACAGCGATCCGGTGAGGGTGGAGCGGGATTTAATGAAGCTCTTGCCCCAGCCCGACTGGGAAAACTGGTCCCTGGGTCTCATTTACCATGGTCGAGCCGTCTGTATGGCCCGCAATCCCCAGTGCGATCGTTGCCAACTCTCGGATCTCTGTGCCCATCAGGGAGTTTCCCGCCCCCCTACGTTGTCCCCACAACCGTAG
- a CDS encoding HypC/HybG/HupF family hydrogenase formation chaperone, giving the protein MCLAIPGQLMSIATHDDPLNSTGKVSFGGVLREVSLAYVPEATVGDYVIVHVGFALTMLSQEEALATLQDLQQLETV; this is encoded by the coding sequence ATGTGCCTTGCAATTCCCGGTCAGTTAATGTCCATTGCTACCCATGATGACCCCCTGAATAGTACGGGTAAAGTTAGTTTTGGGGGAGTCTTGCGGGAAGTGAGCCTTGCCTATGTGCCCGAAGCGACCGTGGGGGATTATGTGATTGTTCATGTCGGTTTTGCCCTAACGATGCTGAGCCAAGAGGAAGCCCTCGCTACTCTTCAGGATCTACAACAGTTAGAGACTGTTTAG
- the hypD gene encoding hydrogenase formation protein HypD, with protein sequence MKFVDEYRDQAQTQGYAQAIDRLVTRPWTLMEICGGQTHAIVKYGLDELLPASITLIHGPGCPVCVTPSAIIDQAIALAQQPAVILCSFGDMLRVPGSMIGSPGDSATAPCALDLLSAKAAGGDVRMVYSPLDALKLAQAHPDRQVVFLAVGFETTAPATALAVYQAQRLGLSNFSLLVSHVLVPPAMEALLSSPQCQVQGFLAAGHVCTVMGYGQYEAIAQRYGVPIVVTGFEPLDVMQGIYHCLQQLEAGQAEVTNQYTRSVQPHGNPQAQQMMDTVFEVIPRQWRGLGEIPHSGLGLRSTYQDFDATQKLKAWLPSAPLVTVPTPCISGQILQGLQKPHQCPAFGHPCTPENPLGAPMVSSEGACAAYYRYRQDGSDR encoded by the coding sequence ATGAAATTTGTTGACGAATACCGAGATCAAGCCCAAACCCAAGGCTATGCCCAAGCCATCGATCGCCTAGTCACCCGTCCCTGGACCCTGATGGAAATTTGTGGGGGCCAAACCCACGCGATCGTTAAATATGGCCTAGACGAACTGTTACCCGCCTCCATCACCCTGATCCATGGTCCTGGTTGTCCCGTGTGTGTCACCCCCAGCGCCATCATCGACCAGGCCATTGCCCTAGCCCAGCAGCCCGCCGTTATTCTCTGTTCCTTTGGGGATATGTTGCGGGTGCCGGGATCTATGATTGGTTCCCCTGGGGACTCCGCCACCGCCCCTTGTGCCCTGGATCTGCTCAGCGCCAAAGCAGCGGGGGGAGATGTGCGCATGGTCTATTCCCCCCTCGATGCCCTAAAGCTGGCCCAGGCCCACCCCGATCGCCAAGTGGTTTTTCTGGCCGTTGGCTTTGAAACCACCGCTCCCGCCACGGCCCTAGCGGTCTACCAAGCCCAGCGCCTCGGCCTGTCCAACTTTTCCCTCTTGGTGTCCCATGTGCTGGTGCCCCCCGCCATGGAAGCCTTGCTATCGTCTCCCCAGTGTCAGGTGCAGGGCTTTTTGGCCGCTGGTCATGTCTGCACCGTCATGGGCTATGGCCAGTACGAAGCCATTGCTCAGCGTTATGGGGTGCCCATTGTTGTGACGGGTTTTGAGCCGTTGGATGTGATGCAGGGGATTTACCACTGCCTCCAGCAACTGGAAGCAGGCCAAGCTGAGGTGACGAATCAATACACGCGATCGGTGCAACCCCACGGGAATCCCCAGGCTCAGCAGATGATGGACACGGTGTTTGAAGTCATTCCTCGCCAGTGGCGGGGTCTGGGGGAAATTCCCCACAGTGGCCTAGGGTTACGATCCACCTACCAAGACTTTGATGCCACCCAGAAGCTAAAAGCGTGGCTCCCCAGCGCTCCCCTGGTTACCGTTCCTACCCCCTGCATCAGTGGCCAAATTCTCCAGGGATTGCAAAAACCCCACCAGTGCCCTGCCTTTGGTCACCCCTGCACCCCGGAAAATCCCCTCGGTGCCCCCATGGTTTCCTCGGAAGGAGCCTGTGCTGCCTACTATCGTTATCGCCAAGACGGTTCCGATCGCTAA
- the rpsN gene encoding 30S ribosomal protein S14 yields the protein MAKRSMIERDLKRARIVERYSEKRATLKEAFNSATTQKERLEIHRQIQQLPRNSSPTRVRNRCWVTGRPRGYYRDFGLCRNMLRQMAHQGLLPGVVKSSW from the coding sequence ATGGCTAAACGGTCAATGATTGAGCGCGATCTAAAACGCGCCAGAATTGTGGAGCGCTATTCTGAGAAACGCGCGACCCTCAAGGAAGCATTTAACAGCGCCACAACCCAAAAGGAGCGCTTGGAAATTCATCGTCAAATTCAACAGTTGCCCCGTAATAGTTCCCCCACGCGGGTGCGTAACCGTTGCTGGGTTACCGGTCGTCCCCGTGGCTACTATAGAGATTTCGGGCTGTGCCGGAATATGTTGCGGCAAATGGCTCACCAAGGGCTGTTACCCGGTGTGGTTAAGTCCAGTTGGTAA
- a CDS encoding carbohydrate kinase family protein, whose protein sequence is MANPQVLCCGEILWDRIAHEPVATVAEVQTWSSYPGGAPANVACALAKLDTTAAFLGCVGQDQAGIQLVEVLQKAGVDTRGVQHHPSAPTRQVDVLRNAQGDRRFAGFGDRDTTQFADAFHSLDSLDPDLFKDADFLVVGTLGLATETTGATLRSAYDLAQTHRVAVVLDVNWRPMFWPDPSLAPAQVLALLPQVTVLKVAAEEGDLLFNTRDPQAIAQSVPQLRAVLVTDGDRGCHYWIEGHQGFMPAFAMEVVDTTGAGDGFVAGFVHQLASQGFPSSDDQAAAMVRFASAVGALCTIQPGAIASQPQVAQVAQFLLGEG, encoded by the coding sequence ATGGCAAACCCTCAGGTTCTCTGTTGCGGAGAAATTTTATGGGATCGCATTGCCCATGAACCCGTGGCCACGGTGGCAGAGGTTCAGACTTGGAGCAGCTATCCCGGCGGTGCCCCGGCTAATGTGGCCTGTGCCCTGGCTAAATTAGACACCACCGCTGCTTTTTTAGGTTGCGTGGGCCAGGATCAAGCAGGGATCCAATTAGTGGAGGTGCTCCAGAAGGCTGGGGTTGATACCCGTGGAGTCCAACACCATCCCAGCGCCCCCACCCGTCAGGTGGATGTGTTGCGCAATGCCCAGGGCGATCGCCGCTTTGCCGGCTTTGGGGACCGTGACACCACCCAATTTGCCGATGCGTTCCATAGCCTGGATAGCTTAGATCCCGATCTATTTAAAGATGCTGATTTTCTGGTGGTGGGAACCCTGGGGCTGGCCACGGAAACCACCGGAGCGACCCTACGATCGGCCTATGACCTGGCCCAAACCCATAGGGTAGCGGTGGTTTTGGATGTGAACTGGCGGCCCATGTTTTGGCCCGATCCCAGCCTTGCCCCAGCCCAGGTTTTGGCCCTTTTGCCCCAGGTAACGGTGCTCAAGGTGGCGGCGGAAGAAGGGGACCTGTTATTCAACACCAGGGATCCCCAGGCGATCGCCCAGAGCGTTCCCCAGTTGCGGGCGGTGCTGGTGACCGACGGCGATCGGGGTTGTCATTACTGGATCGAAGGGCATCAGGGCTTTATGCCCGCCTTTGCCATGGAGGTGGTGGATACGACGGGGGCGGGGGATGGCTTTGTGGCCGGTTTTGTCCATCAGTTAGCCAGCCAGGGATTCCCCAGCAGCGATGATCAAGCCGCTGCCATGGTGCGCTTTGCCAGTGCTGTGGGTGCCCTCTGTACAATCCAGCCGGGGGCGATCGCCAGCCAACCCCAGGTGGCACAGGTGGCACAGTTTCTCCTAGGGGAAGGCTGA
- a CDS encoding FtsW/RodA/SpoVE family cell cycle protein: MALFLRYFFPFIDGSSAEWSTLARTLRWLTLFWALVGLLVLFSASYPVAEADFGDGWYYFKRQLIWLFVGLIIFNKVIHTSLRDILGVTPWCLFGLLLCIGLTLMPGLGTSINGATRWIYIGPVPFQPSELIKPFLILQGACIFSQWSRLRWKTRFTWLGIFGAVVGMILLQPNLSTASLCGMLLWFIALSSGIPYVQLFSTALGGFVVGVVSISQNEYQWLRISSFLDPWAVAQEDGYQLVQSLMAIGSGGVWGTGFGLSHQKLFYLPIQHTDFIFAVFAEEFGLVGGICLLLFLVIYATLGLLVASQATRNVYKLVAIGTIVLLMGQSLINIGVATGALPTTGLPLPLFSYGGNSMLSSLMTAGLLVRVARETHRAEVVSLPGILEDDEDGILG, encoded by the coding sequence GTGGCCCTATTCCTTCGCTACTTCTTTCCCTTTATCGACGGTTCCAGTGCCGAGTGGTCTACCCTCGCCCGCACCCTACGGTGGTTGACCCTGTTCTGGGCCTTGGTGGGTTTACTGGTTTTATTCTCTGCCTCCTATCCCGTGGCGGAAGCTGACTTTGGTGATGGTTGGTACTACTTTAAGCGCCAACTAATTTGGCTATTTGTGGGCCTGATCATTTTTAATAAAGTGATTCACACCTCCCTGCGGGATATTTTAGGGGTAACTCCCTGGTGTCTGTTTGGGTTGCTGCTGTGCATTGGTCTAACCCTCATGCCCGGTTTGGGCACCTCCATTAATGGGGCAACCCGCTGGATTTATATTGGTCCTGTGCCCTTTCAGCCCTCAGAATTAATCAAGCCATTTCTGATTTTGCAAGGCGCTTGTATTTTTAGTCAGTGGTCTCGCCTGCGCTGGAAAACCCGCTTTACCTGGCTGGGGATTTTTGGGGCGGTGGTGGGGATGATTTTGTTGCAACCCAATCTCAGCACCGCATCCCTCTGTGGCATGTTGTTGTGGTTTATCGCCCTGTCCTCAGGCATCCCCTACGTTCAGCTTTTCAGCACTGCCTTGGGGGGCTTCGTGGTGGGGGTCGTGAGTATTAGTCAGAATGAATATCAGTGGCTGCGGATTTCCTCATTTCTAGATCCCTGGGCCGTAGCCCAAGAGGATGGCTACCAGTTGGTGCAGAGCTTAATGGCCATTGGCTCAGGGGGAGTTTGGGGCACGGGCTTTGGGTTGTCCCACCAAAAGCTGTTTTATTTGCCCATTCAACACACCGACTTTATCTTTGCCGTCTTTGCTGAAGAATTTGGTTTAGTGGGGGGGATCTGTTTACTACTCTTTTTGGTCATCTATGCCACTCTGGGGCTGTTGGTTGCTTCTCAGGCTACCCGCAATGTGTATAAGTTGGTGGCGATCGGGACCATTGTTTTGTTGATGGGCCAGTCGTTGATCAATATTGGGGTGGCCACGGGTGCCCTGCCCACCACCGGTCTGCCCCTGCCCTTGTTTAGCTATGGGGGCAATTCGATGTTGTCTAGCCTGATGACGGCAGGGCTACTGGTGCGGGTGGCGCGGGAGACCCACAGGGCCGAGGTGGTGAGTTTACCCGGAATCCTGGAGGACGACGAGGATGGGATTTTAGGCTAG
- a CDS encoding globin family protein, with protein MQDTITAVIQASDERGQYLDDAAISQLQCYFASGQRRMDAAATLCTHAATIVQDAVSQSMPASEMLQAGGKGSRRYAACIRDLDYFLRYATYAMVAGSPSILDERVLDGLKETYLALGVKIEATIEAIQAMKQVTFRVLGDDIGQEMAQYFDYICDGLA; from the coding sequence ATGCAAGACACGATCACAGCAGTGATTCAAGCGTCTGATGAACGCGGCCAGTATTTGGATGATGCCGCCATTAGTCAACTCCAGTGCTATTTTGCCAGTGGCCAACGGCGGATGGATGCCGCTGCCACCCTTTGTACCCACGCAGCCACCATTGTCCAAGACGCGGTGTCCCAGTCCATGCCTGCCTCGGAAATGCTCCAGGCTGGGGGCAAGGGCAGCCGTCGCTATGCTGCTTGTATTCGTGACTTAGATTATTTCTTGCGGTATGCCACCTATGCCATGGTGGCCGGTAGTCCTTCTATTTTGGATGAGCGGGTTTTGGATGGGCTGAAGGAGACTTACCTCGCCTTGGGGGTGAAAATTGAGGCGACGATCGAGGCCATTCAAGCCATGAAGCAGGTCACCTTTAGGGTTCTGGGGGATGACATTGGCCAGGAAATGGCTCAGTACTTTGACTATATCTGCGACGGACTCGCGTAA
- a CDS encoding DUF4277 domain-containing protein, producing the protein MNLKEQEIDVKDIDHLGIIAGIMDEMDLVGLIDQLIPPHSLEKISVG; encoded by the coding sequence ATGAACTTAAAAGAACAAGAGATCGATGTCAAAGACATTGACCATTTAGGAATAATAGCAGGAATCATGGACGAAATGGATTTGGTTGGCTTAATCGACCAGCTAATTCCTCCCCATTCCCTCGAAAAGATTAGTGTTGGC